A stretch of the bacterium genome encodes the following:
- a CDS encoding Fic family protein, which produces MQARSLDSVGAETRVTAGMICSLHKDWLGGIYPWAGHYRNVELAKGGFRWPPAYLVPRHMAGFESGLLAEYTPCRPAPLPEVATRIAMVHAELLLIHPFRDGNGRLARWVAALMAVQAGYPLPEFRFAGRKSRKESDDYLASVQKGYAQDYFPLADFFENAIRRRMEEGS; this is translated from the coding sequence ATGCAGGCCCGATCACTGGATTCGGTAGGGGCAGAAACACGTGTAACCGCCGGAATGATCTGTTCTTTGCATAAGGACTGGCTGGGAGGCATTTATCCATGGGCTGGGCATTACAGGAATGTTGAATTAGCCAAAGGTGGTTTCAGATGGCCGCCAGCCTATCTTGTCCCCCGTCACATGGCGGGTTTTGAATCCGGCCTTCTCGCTGAATACACCCCATGCCGGCCTGCGCCGCTTCCCGAAGTGGCCACCCGGATTGCCATGGTGCACGCGGAATTACTGTTGATCCACCCCTTCAGGGATGGAAACGGACGTTTGGCGCGCTGGGTGGCTGCCCTGATGGCGGTCCAGGCCGGATACCCATTGCCTGAATTCCGGTTTGCTGGCAGGAAATCAAGGAAGGAAAGTGATGACTATCTGGCGAGTGTGCAGAAGGGGTACGCCCAGGACTATTTTCCGCTTGCCGACTTTTTTGA